From Syngnathus typhle isolate RoL2023-S1 ecotype Sweden linkage group LG5, RoL_Styp_1.0, whole genome shotgun sequence:
AGATGATTGGCTTGCTTCTCGAGAACTCCTGTCTGGCACTTTCGACAAGGTGCGGCAGTAAAAATCAGTCAAGGGTTCTTTGCGCAGTCAAATAATCGTACACAAAATTTTACCTTCCCTAGTGAAATTTAATAGTTAGATGTAGACATTTTGAGAGCTACGCGTATCGGTAAGTTATTCAAGGGTGTCCGAGTGGCTACTTCGAGACAGGCTCAAACCAACGCATTTGCCCTCCACCGGAAAACACATAGACGCTAACGTTTAGCGCTAATGCTAGGAGAGCTCGCAGTTACCCCTGAGACCTAGATTCTATATCGTCGATATTTTTGCAGCAACACCACGATGGCCGATGTCGACAAACTCAACATAGACAGCATAATTCAACGTCTCCTAGAAGGTAAGTCTATTTTGTCCAGAACTGTGTTAACCTGGTCGATGATAGTCGCGCCGTTTCGGCTAGCCTAGCATGTTTGCCAACAGCTGGAGGAGCGTTCCAAATCGGAGTTATTTTGCGACATAAATGTGAACCACTACACACTTCTATCCACCGATGCGTTTGTTTCATATAGCGAGTGCGTCATATGATGTTTGTGACATATGTGTTTACCAGTGAGAGGAGCTAAACCTGGAAAGAATGTTCAACTGCAGGAGAATGAGATTCGTGGATTGTGCCTGAAATCCAGAGAAATTTTCCTGAGTCAACCCATTCTTCTAGAGCTTGAAGCCCCTCTCAAGATCTGCGGTAAGCTatccaaatatattttctatCAGAAAACACATCCATGCTCAACCTAAGGATGCGTTGTTTCTCACTATTAACTCATTCCAATACTGATCATTGTCTGTTTCTCTGTCAGGTGACATCCATGGGCAATACTATGATTtgctgaggttgtttgagtATGGAGGCTTCCCCCCAGAAAGCAACTACCTATTTCTGGGAGACTATGTGGACAGAGGGAAGCAGTCTTTGGAAACCATCTGTCTTCTGCTTGCCTATAAAATTAAATACCCCGAGAACTTCTTCCTGTTGAGGGGGAACCATGAGTGTGCTTCAATCAACAGAATATATGGCTTTTATGATGAGTGTAAGTCATCTTGTATATCGTCGGCCACATAACATAGAATTGTCCAAgtcatattttaatattttttcaagAAATAAACaccattttttaaaacacacTATTTTCCCCACTCGCTTGTcaatatcaattaaaaaaaaatctctttgcaAAAATTagcaaagagatttttttttctttttcaagagcATTTTTCAGAACATTGGAATATGATTTGGGCAATTATGCCATGAGGCCAACAATATGTTTAGTGAGGttaatgtattgtttttttctcacagtGGAATCACCTCACTGAATTTTGTGTTCTGATTTACTCCTTTGACTTAATTATTAGTTGAATTTGCTTGCTTTTCTTTGTTCTAGGTAAAAGAAGGTACAACATCAAGCTGTGGAAGACTTTTACAGACTGCTTTAACTGCCTCCCGATCGCCGCCATTGTGGATGAGAAGATCTTTTGCTGTCATGGAGGTGGGTTTTTGTCATCCGAGCCAAAGAAAATATTCATAGAGCAGACTTGGATTCAAGAAATAAAATGAGTTCCAGGTAACAGGTCCTTGCAAAGTATTCACCTTTTTCCGGTGAGGAAagtttggtaaaaaaaataaaatattcagggcTCTTGTTTTGATAGCGTTTAATAATTTGGAATGACCCAAAAATTCTGCCTAAATATGTCCTTAAAGGGGCATTTCGGCGGGCAGAAATAGAATATGGTGATAACGCTAACAAAAACCATTACGCAATGTTGCACCAACCATCCTATACGTTCCTACAATGTTTTAGTGTCTCCCTCTAGAAATTGCATCATATCCGCATCTTCTGATCAGACTTTTGACTCGGTGGAACATCTGCCACAATGGCCACCCCGGGTTCTTGGCCGAATATGGCATTATCATAATACAAATCATCATTCTAGCTTCTCCGAgacaaagtaaaataaaaaaaacacaaagtaaaTTTAGATAGAAAACTGTTGAGTTTACGTGCGTGTGTTATCCTGTGCTACACTGGCCTGCACTCTTTGCCAATCAATCACTGGGCTGAA
This genomic window contains:
- the ppp1cc gene encoding serine/threonine-protein phosphatase PP1-gamma catalytic subunit A, translating into MADVDKLNIDSIIQRLLEVRGAKPGKNVQLQENEIRGLCLKSREIFLSQPILLELEAPLKICGDIHGQYYDLLRLFEYGGFPPESNYLFLGDYVDRGKQSLETICLLLAYKIKYPENFFLLRGNHECASINRIYGFYDECKRRYNIKLWKTFTDCFNCLPIAAIVDEKIFCCHGGLSPDLQSMEQIRRIMRPTDVPDQGLLCDLLWSDPDKDVLGWGENDRGVSFTFGSEVVAKFLHKHDLDLICRAHQVVEDGYEFFAKRQLVTLFSAPNYCGEFDNAGAMMSVDETLMCSFQILKPAEKKKPNGSRPVTPPRNMVTKQAKK